The DNA sequence ATCGAGGAAGATGCCCTTGCCGATACGCGCGGCCGGATTGATATCCGTCTGGAAAATGCTCGATGAGCGGCTTTGCAGGTAAAACGCGAAATCCCGGCGGCCCTTCGCAAGCAGCCAATGCGCAAGGCGATGGGTCTGGATGGCATGGAAGCCCTTGAAATAAAGCAGCGGCTCCATGAAGCGCGTGCAGGCCGGGTCGCGATCATAAACGGCCTGGATATCGACACGCAGCACGCTGCCCCATTCCGGCCAGTCATCCAGCATGTCCTGGAAGGTCTGGCGCAGAAGCACGGCCTGCATGTCGGGATGATCGAGGAGTTCGCAGATACGATAGATCACACATTCTTCGAGAGACCGGTGATTGAGGATCGTCGAATAAAGAAAAGCGGAAAGCAGCGGGTCCTGAGCTGCGGCGCTACGCGCTTCATGCAGCAGGCTGCCCCAGATCGGATCGACGATCGCCAGCTGTTCGGGCTGACGGGCCTCGGTACGTGCGACCATGAATGGTCTCCTCGTTTGCAGTGGTCGTTCTTTATACAGAAAAAGACGTGCATTAGAAATGGGATTCGAATGACGACTTTAAAGACGGCAAAGCTTCAGTTTTTCTTCATGCAGCATGAAAAACCGTTTCTTGCCGTCCTGAGCGTCGCCGCATTTCCGCACGAAAAACCGGGCTCCGCATTTCCTGGAAATTCTCCAGATCAAAGCGAGCGGTAAAATTCCAGAACCGCCGCCTTGAACACCCGGTCTCCAACGGCCAGCATATGGTCGCGGCCGGGAATGTCGATTGCCCGCGCATGCGGCATGATCGCGGCGAGTTCCGCGCCCGATCCGGCAATATCGTCATTCGTTCCGACCGCAATCAATGTGGGTGCATCGATCTTTGCCGCCTGTTCATGCGAAACAAGAACCCGCGACGTTTCGATACAGGCGGCAAGCGCCAGCCGGTCGCTTTTTGTCTGGTCCGCGAAAGCGCGGAACATGCGGCCGCGCTCATGGGTGACGACATCGAGCGAAGGTGCAAGAAGCGCCTCAGCGATCGGATCCCAGTCGCCCACACCTTCAACCATGCCGATGCCGAGCCCACCGAATACCAGCGAGCGGACACGCTCAGGATGGGCCATGGCGAGGAAGGCCGAAATGCGCGCGCCCATGGAATAACCCATCACATGCGCTTCCGCGATGCCGAGATGATTGAGCAGCGCCACCGCGTCCCCCGCCATGACGGGCGGATAATAGGCGTCGGGATCATGCGGCTTGTCGCTTGCGCCATGGCCGCGATTGTCGATGGCGATCACCCGATAGCCCGCTTCCCCCAGCGTCTTCAACCAGCCGGGATGCACCCAGTTGACATTGGCGCTGGAGGCAAAGCCGTGGATCAGCAAAACCGGATCACCCGCCGGATCGCCCTCATCGAAATAAGCAAGGCGCAGGCCGTCATGGGAAAAATCTGAAAATTGCGGCAGGTTGAGATTCATCAAGGACATCCTTTTTGCCGGACCATATGGCAGGAAAGCACAAGATTGAACATGTTTTCCTGACGATTTTTATGGAGATGCAATGCGTTTGAGGCTACATATCCGCAACGAAGAGCCGTTGCGCGACGACGGATTGCGGCTCGATAACGATATTGCATTTGGAGACGAACATGGCCGGGCATTCCATTCCCCACTTCCAGAACGATGGCGGACACAGCGTAATCGAGATCGGCGTCAAGGAATTCATGTGCACCGGCGCTTCCGTGCCTTACGATCACCCGCATATCTTCATCGATATGGGCGACGACAACGAGAAGGTCTGTTCCTACTGCTCCACCCTTTTCCGCTACAATCCGTCGCTGAAGGCCGAGCAGACCAACCCTCCGGGCTGCGTCTTCCATGTGAAGGCCGCCTGACCTCCACTTTTGCTGATCGGGGCGCATCATGCCCATAAAATCCGTAGCCATTGTCGGTGCCGGCATCGCCGGTCTCACCGCTGCCCTTTCTTTTGCCCGGCACGGTATCGATTGTGACATCATCGAGCAGGCAGGCGAGCTGACGGAAGTCGGCGCCGGCCTGCAACTCTCCCCCAACGCCGCCCGCATTCTCGCCGAACTCGGCGTAATGCCCGAGATCGAGGCGCGCTGGACCGAGCCGGTCAGCGTCGATCTCGCCTCCGGCAAGTCACTGGCCACGCTATTGTCGCTGCCAATGGGCGCGGTGGCCCGCACACGCTGGGGCGCACCCTATGGCGTGCTTCACCGATCGACGCTGCAAAGCGCGCTTCTGAATGCGGTAAAGGATAATCCGCTCTGCCGCCTGCATCTCGGCAAGCGCATCGAAAGCGCAACGGTCGATGTTATCGCCGCAACCACGTTCCGCGATCACGATCTGATCGTTGGTGCCGACGGCGTCTGGTCGGCGGCCCGTTTTGCCGTGCCTTCCGCGCCGACAGCCACCTTTTCCGGCAACATTGCCTGGCGTTTCACGGTCAGCGAAAACGACGTCCCACCCGCCATCAATAAAAGCGCCGTCACGGCCTATCTCGGTTCGGGCGGCCATGTCGTCGCCTATCCGCTGAAGGAAGTCGGCGGTTTCAACATCGTCGCCATCGCGCTTGGCACCGATCCCGGCGCGACATGGCGGGCAGAATCGAGCGGACGGCAGAAAGCCATGCTGCTCGAACAGTTTCGCGGCTGGAGCCCGGATTTGCTGCGGCTGCTGGAAAAGGCTGAGAACCCCACCTTTTGGCCGCTCTATCAGGCCGGCCCCGGACGCTGGCATAATGGCCGCGATACGGTACTGATCGGCGATGCGGCCCACGCCATGATGCCCTTCGCCGCACAGGGCGCCGCCATGGCGATAGAGGATGCGTTTGAACTTGCGGGAACAATGGCAGGCAGCGGCGGTGGAGCCTCCCTGCCCCTGCCGCAAGCCCTCGCCGCCTTCGAGGCTCTGCGCCTGCCGCGCATAGATAAGGCCCGCAAGCGGGCCTCTCTCAATCGTTTTGCCTATCATGCGAAAGGCCCGGTCCGAATTGCCAGGGACTTCGTATTTTCCACGCGGCCCTCAGAGGCGTTCCTCAGCGATTTCGACTGGCTCTACGGCTATCACGCAAAGGGCTAAGCGTTGGGGACTGATTAGACCCCAGCCGCGGCTGCGAATCCGACTTCTAGGTCGTTTTTCAGATCGGCTATGTCTTCAAGCCCGATCTGCAGGCGGATGACCGGCCCCTCCGACGGCCCCTTCGCAATAGTCCTGTCGATGAGCGACACCGAAACCGCAAGCGATTCGTACCCGCCCCAGGAATAGCCAAGCCCGAAGAAGGTCAAGGCATCGAGGAAGGCGGCTGCCGCCTGCTTGTATTTGCCCTCTTCCGCCTTCAAGACGAAGGAGAAGACGCCGCTCGCGCCCTTGAAATCGCGCTTCCACATTTCATGCCCGGC is a window from the Agrobacterium tumefaciens genome containing:
- the cysE gene encoding serine O-acetyltransferase, with the translated sequence MVARTEARQPEQLAIVDPIWGSLLHEARSAAAQDPLLSAFLYSTILNHRSLEECVIYRICELLDHPDMQAVLLRQTFQDMLDDWPEWGSVLRVDIQAVYDRDPACTRFMEPLLYFKGFHAIQTHRLAHWLLAKGRRDFAFYLQSRSSSIFQTDINPAARIGKGIFLDHATGLVVGETAVIGDNVSILHGVTLGGTGKEGADRHPKIANGVMIGAGAKILGNIEIGSCSRIAAGSVVLKPVPPKTTVAGVPARVVGEAGCSEPSRLMDQVIGADI
- a CDS encoding alpha/beta fold hydrolase gives rise to the protein MNLNLPQFSDFSHDGLRLAYFDEGDPAGDPVLLIHGFASSANVNWVHPGWLKTLGEAGYRVIAIDNRGHGASDKPHDPDAYYPPVMAGDAVALLNHLGIAEAHVMGYSMGARISAFLAMAHPERVRSLVFGGLGIGMVEGVGDWDPIAEALLAPSLDVVTHERGRMFRAFADQTKSDRLALAACIETSRVLVSHEQAAKIDAPTLIAVGTNDDIAGSGAELAAIMPHARAIDIPGRDHMLAVGDRVFKAAVLEFYRSL
- a CDS encoding zinc-finger domain-containing protein, with translation MAGHSIPHFQNDGGHSVIEIGVKEFMCTGASVPYDHPHIFIDMGDDNEKVCSYCSTLFRYNPSLKAEQTNPPGCVFHVKAA
- a CDS encoding FAD-dependent monooxygenase; protein product: MPIKSVAIVGAGIAGLTAALSFARHGIDCDIIEQAGELTEVGAGLQLSPNAARILAELGVMPEIEARWTEPVSVDLASGKSLATLLSLPMGAVARTRWGAPYGVLHRSTLQSALLNAVKDNPLCRLHLGKRIESATVDVIAATTFRDHDLIVGADGVWSAARFAVPSAPTATFSGNIAWRFTVSENDVPPAINKSAVTAYLGSGGHVVAYPLKEVGGFNIVAIALGTDPGATWRAESSGRQKAMLLEQFRGWSPDLLRLLEKAENPTFWPLYQAGPGRWHNGRDTVLIGDAAHAMMPFAAQGAAMAIEDAFELAGTMAGSGGGASLPLPQALAAFEALRLPRIDKARKRASLNRFAYHAKGPVRIARDFVFSTRPSEAFLSDFDWLYGYHAKG